In Dermacentor variabilis isolate Ectoservices chromosome 11, ASM5094787v1, whole genome shotgun sequence, one genomic interval encodes:
- the LOC142563270 gene encoding uncharacterized protein LOC142563270 yields the protein MRPFGTNRALPPDNDIHSLAGGLYQQQSCLEPPNGHSSLELVEYNLEEEHIEALDLTVQKVCQKQESATACFTTPAGNLPCLLHRAAGPDSRVCFFGGFDTVSLAPGAVRDLCGVSDNVFSLLLSLLPHTRDKGTDVSLPNKHLIFLFKMKHGVPFSAIAVIFGIHETTAARTFHAVLGTLVGATRKWIYKPHMQVIRDTRPECFKVNYPDCTLIVDCTEVRTETPSEVRQQHVLYSTYKSGFTLKFLVAIAPSGLIVFKSKSYGGRCSDTQIVLESGFLEIIGQRDVILADKGFPGILAGVAGKSAVLIMPPFSTGNQPFSPAELQETYNVAQVRVHVERVIQRIKTHGILEHRIPVSLIPAMSEIFRMCCILANLQSPIIQSNTK from the exons GACAATGACATTCACAGTTTGGCTGGAGGCTTGTATCAGCAGCAGTCATGCCTTGAACCGCCAAATGGACACAGTAGCCTGGAGCTG GTTGAATACAATCTTGAAGAGGAGCACATTGAGGCATTAGACCTTACAGTGCAAAAGGTGTGCCAGAAACAAGAATCAGCCACAGCATGCTTCACAACACCAGCAGGAAATTTGCCATGCCTATTGCACCGTGCCGCAGGACCAGACTCTAGGGTTTGCTTTTTTGGGGGATTCGACACAGTTTCCTTAGCACCCGGTGCAGTGAGAGACCTCTGTGGCGTTTCTGACAATGTTTTCTCCCTCCTGTTAAGTCTCCTGCCTCACACGAGAGATAAGGGTACTGATGTCAGCCTTCCGAACAAACATTTAATATTTCTATTCAAAATGAAGCACGGAGTGCCTTTTAGTGCAATTGCAGTAATTTTTGGCATTCATGAAACAACAGCGGCACGAACGTTTCATGCAGTTCTGGGCACGCTTGTGGGTGCTACAAGAAAGTGGATATATAAGCCACATATGCAAGTGATACGGGATACACGTCCAGAGTGTTTTAAGGTCAACTATCCTGACTGCACACTTATTGTCGATTGCACTGAGGTGCGCACAGAAACACCATCAGAGGTGAGGCAACAACATGTCCTCTACTCCACGTACAAAAGTGGCTTTACATTGAAATTTTTAGTTGCGATTGCCCCCTCTGGCCTCATTGTATTCAAGTCCAAATCCTATGGTGGGCGTTGCTCAGACACACAAATCGTGCTGGAATCAGGATTCCTTGAAATAATTGGTCAGCGTGATGTTATTCTTGCTGATAAGGGTTTTCCTGGAATACTAGCAGGTGTAGCAGGTAAAAGTGCCGTACTGATTATGCCACCATTCTCAACTGGCAACCAGCCTTTCTCACCTGCAGAACTGCAAGAAACATACAATGTTGCTCAAGTGCGCGTGCATGTAGAGAGAGTGATACAGCGCATAAAAACTCATGGAATTTTGGAGCACCGTATTCCTGTCAGTTTGATTCCTGCCATGAGTGAGATTTTTCGTATGTGCTGCATTTTGGCAAATCTGCAAAGTCCAATAATTCAAAGCAACACAAAGTAA